One Primulina huaijiensis isolate GDHJ02 chromosome 8, ASM1229523v2, whole genome shotgun sequence genomic region harbors:
- the LOC140983464 gene encoding BOI-related E3 ubiquitin-protein ligase 1-like encodes MAVRADFWPLENMGYGSFVGCGSQEWIMGFDDGFCFQDIQGHDVQRRGVVLPVLGSCDNQAAASCSETVSMEILQCLSSEAERQNLEMNWFLQVENQNLRSLMQEATRKRAVALHKHYESRVKFIIQQKDEQLINARNKAIELQDFLRRAETEAKAWETKATEKEAIVSDLNNKLKQFRLKEYSLCDSSSSSSSTKKMERTKEEGRKIVCKLCEARRSCVVLFPCKHLCCCTACEPLLGHCPVCGAVKESSLEVFLGLQKPAKF; translated from the exons ATGGCTGTTCGGGCTGATTTTTGGCCCTTGGAGAATATGGGTTATGGATCATTCGTCGGGTGCGGGTCGCAGGAATGGATTATGGGGTTTGATGATGGGTTTTGTTTTCAAGATATACAAGGTCATGATGTGCAGAGGAGAGGAGTTGTGCTTCCAGTGTTAGGTTCTTGTGATAATCAAGCTGCTGCTTCTTGCTCCGAGACTGTGTCTATGGAGATCCTGCAGTGTTTGTCCTCTGAAGCTGAGAGGCAAAACCTCGAAATGAATTGGTTTCTTCAGGTGGAG AATCAGAACTTGAGATCACTCATGCAAGAAGCCACTAGGAAACGAGCTGTTGCGCTACACAAGCACTACGAATCCAGAGTCAAGTTCATAATTCAGCAAAAAGATGAACAACTAATCAATGCAAGAAACAAAGCGATAGAGCTCCAAGATTTCCTGCGAAGAGCAGAAACGGAAGCCAAAGCCTGGGAGACAAAGGCCACTGAAAAAGAAGCCATTGTTTCTGACCTCAACAACAAGCTGAAACAATTCAGACTGAAAGAGTATTCGCTTTGTGATTCTTCCTCAAGCAGCAGCAGCACAAAGAAGATGGAAAGGACAAAAGAAGAGGGTAGAAAGATTGTTTGCAAATTATGCGAAGCTCGAAGATCGTGTGTTGTGTTGTTCCCTTGCAAGCACCTGTGTTGCTGCACGGCGTGTGAGCCACTTTTGGGGCACTGTCCTGTGTGTGGAGCAGTGAAAGAGTCGAGTTTAGAGGTGTTCTTAGGTCTACAAAAGCCTGCAAAATTCTGA